A genome region from Candidatus Latescibacterota bacterium includes the following:
- a CDS encoding peptidylprolyl isomerase gives MLQQMRANTKTILWVVVVAFGITGFSLFGVNQKSGNQNPNERSEFVGSVNGQKISRQMYSFQYQQLLAQIRARRGDNLSFSATESHMLSEQAWETTIMEILRTQEIEKLGITVNDNELVSFLRRNPHPQLQSMIVDDEGNFDYNEYLRQLSNPEMDWTELERWGREQLPRVKFESMLMSQISMPDRMIKDEFEKRTIEMAVQYVKVPWLNEDPPYEPTEQQIAARYEESADELLDPEKRSIQLIVLEKSATELDDLDVREQMLEIRKELMEGDDFAETAKLYSDDYMTADKGGDLGFFGRGMMDSLFTETAMTQNIGQVSMPVRTEFGYHLIKTEEKKSENGEEQVKASHILMKVDPGYDTIDSLSTLIAEITDTIENEGFENTAEMMKLDMIDVEPFIRGAFIKDFGYLPRIVNFAFNYEKGTVSGPIESEDAIYYVKVSGEIDERPRPLEEVRNQLIEMIRYDRKTELSRDTARSIRQEAVTSGDLEAVAHSRELEFSTTPPFKVDDAIPGVGSNTNFALASFELPVNRISVPVMGQNEWYIIKVISRTAPDMVAFADQRQAISNEIMQERSYDFLSMWYKQLRDDAVVEDDRELTLK, from the coding sequence ATGTTACAGCAGATGAGAGCAAATACGAAAACCATCCTCTGGGTAGTTGTCGTGGCCTTTGGGATTACAGGTTTTTCACTGTTCGGTGTGAACCAGAAATCTGGAAATCAGAACCCGAACGAACGTTCGGAGTTCGTCGGTTCGGTGAACGGCCAGAAGATCTCGAGACAGATGTATTCATTCCAGTACCAGCAGCTTCTCGCTCAGATCCGCGCGAGAAGAGGGGATAACCTCTCTTTCAGCGCGACCGAGAGCCATATGCTTTCCGAACAGGCCTGGGAAACGACTATTATGGAGATCCTGAGGACTCAGGAAATCGAGAAACTCGGAATCACAGTGAACGATAACGAACTCGTTTCCTTCCTCAGAAGGAATCCCCACCCACAACTCCAGAGTATGATCGTCGATGATGAGGGGAACTTTGATTATAACGAGTACCTGCGCCAGTTGTCTAATCCAGAGATGGACTGGACCGAGCTGGAAAGATGGGGCAGGGAACAGCTTCCCCGCGTGAAATTCGAATCCATGCTCATGTCACAGATATCTATGCCCGACAGGATGATCAAGGACGAGTTCGAAAAACGCACAATCGAAATGGCGGTCCAGTACGTCAAGGTGCCGTGGCTGAATGAAGATCCTCCCTATGAACCGACCGAGCAGCAAATCGCTGCCAGGTACGAGGAATCGGCCGACGAACTTCTGGACCCGGAAAAACGTTCCATCCAGCTTATAGTCCTTGAGAAATCCGCAACAGAACTTGACGATCTTGATGTACGCGAGCAGATGCTTGAGATCAGAAAAGAGCTCATGGAGGGCGACGATTTCGCAGAAACAGCCAAACTATATTCGGATGATTACATGACCGCCGATAAAGGCGGCGACCTTGGCTTCTTCGGCCGTGGGATGATGGACAGTCTCTTCACCGAAACCGCTATGACCCAGAATATCGGTCAGGTAAGTATGCCGGTAAGGACCGAGTTCGGCTATCACCTCATCAAGACAGAAGAGAAAAAAAGTGAGAACGGTGAAGAGCAGGTAAAGGCCAGCCATATCCTGATGAAGGTCGACCCTGGTTACGATACTATAGACTCGCTCTCCACTCTCATCGCGGAGATTACCGATACTATCGAAAATGAAGGTTTTGAAAATACTGCCGAAATGATGAAGCTCGACATGATTGATGTGGAACCTTTCATCAGGGGAGCATTTATAAAAGACTTCGGTTATCTTCCTCGAATTGTGAACTTCGCTTTTAACTATGAAAAGGGCACGGTAAGTGGACCGATCGAATCGGAAGACGCTATTTACTACGTGAAAGTCTCCGGGGAGATCGACGAGCGGCCAAGGCCTCTCGAAGAAGTCAGAAATCAGCTGATTGAAATGATCCGCTACGACAGAAAGACAGAGCTCTCCAGGGATACGGCCAGAAGTATAAGACAGGAAGCCGTGACAAGCGGTGACCTCGAAGCCGTTGCGCATTCGAGAGAACTGGAGTTCAGTACAACTCCCCCATTCAAGGTCGATGACGCGATCCCGGGAGTCGGCTCGAACACAAATTTCGCTCTCGCGAGTTTCGAACTTCCGGTCAACAGGATAAGTGTTCCTGTCATGGGGCAGAATGAATGGTATATCATAAAAGTCATATCAAGAACAGCACCGGACATGGTTGCGTTCGCTGATCAGCGACAGGCCATATCGAATGAGATCATGCAGGAGCGCTCTTATGATTTTCTTTCCATGTGGTACAAGCAGCTGCGGGACGACGCAGTCGTGGAGGATGACCGGGAACTGACTCTCAAGTGA
- a CDS encoding M23 family metallopeptidase — protein MKKTITTIILLILIISPAARGEVYLWPVKGERRLSSSFGEFRDGHYHAGIDLRSYGAIGLPCLAISDGYLSRVKIGPQGYGKALYVKLTDGRTAVYAHLDCFGGEIDSMVWHHRVRKGSPWCDITLEEGKYPVSVGDTVCYSGNTGTSAPHLHFEIRDEQQRPINPLEEIYSIPDRQAPIISGLEIIPEDLPGNAQPSLVDGLPFTKECLLRASGREIYALSDTIHIQGGVKFAVSVWDEQGYGRYRMAPLTIDLYVDGQTVYSVRNSVFSYMQSAEIVLEYHIKGKGPAGRYTLLFRKNGNTRTDRNGPGMIHSMGGVDRGLHLSPGLHRCEIVTGDASGNFSRAVFNIKLGSQPVITGADRLEAAPEVVLSAVDPDGGGLSGHLFESLDGGATWAEMQISERENYSTASVTDTGSALYRFQVFSGTGASAERWFSAGTVFSEPDRAFFEILPREMEGGLYVDCLSDAVIMDMPVLTVTGSSGTDTITVFRTDAGSFSSVVYAGKLGSGPHTFRVNGSDYRGFHADAAKVMNIYPLSSGGKAEIVVGDSIRVVLRAPSIRGKVVCQVADVTMPGPVGNGLRAVSGAFSIRFTELSLRRALVLDAEMDRRIGLYIWNEDKGWKCVGIPAMESDAVMIGRPGTYVFLRDGIPPLIKHAALEKNHGGSSFFRNVTCILPVIENGSGIDPYSAEAVINGDPVVCEWDGLRDRLVIPLPASMAPGNVTLEVLISDRAGNETAQQFGFVIQ, from the coding sequence ATGAAAAAAACTATTACAACGATTATTCTCCTGATTCTGATTATATCTCCGGCAGCCAGAGGGGAAGTGTATCTCTGGCCGGTCAAAGGGGAGAGAAGGCTTAGTTCTAGTTTCGGGGAATTCAGGGACGGGCATTACCATGCCGGGATAGACCTGAGGAGCTATGGCGCGATAGGATTGCCCTGTCTCGCGATATCCGATGGGTATCTGTCGAGAGTGAAGATAGGCCCCCAGGGGTATGGTAAAGCGCTTTATGTTAAGTTAACTGATGGACGGACAGCCGTTTATGCTCACCTCGACTGTTTTGGCGGAGAGATAGACTCCATGGTCTGGCATCACAGGGTCAGGAAGGGTAGCCCCTGGTGCGATATAACGCTGGAGGAGGGGAAATATCCGGTATCTGTGGGTGATACGGTCTGCTACTCGGGAAATACCGGCACTTCGGCTCCGCATCTTCATTTTGAGATCCGGGACGAGCAGCAGCGGCCGATCAACCCGCTGGAAGAGATATACAGCATCCCCGACAGGCAGGCCCCTATAATCTCCGGGCTGGAGATCATTCCGGAAGATCTGCCGGGTAACGCCCAGCCGAGTCTGGTCGACGGCCTTCCTTTTACGAAAGAATGTCTCCTGAGAGCATCTGGACGGGAGATATACGCGCTGAGCGACACTATCCACATCCAGGGTGGGGTGAAATTCGCAGTATCGGTCTGGGATGAACAGGGGTATGGAAGATATCGCATGGCTCCGTTGACGATCGATCTCTATGTAGACGGCCAGACTGTCTATTCTGTCAGGAATTCGGTATTCTCATACATGCAGTCGGCCGAGATAGTGTTGGAGTATCATATCAAGGGTAAGGGCCCGGCAGGCAGATATACACTTCTTTTTAGAAAAAACGGGAACACGAGGACAGACAGAAATGGTCCGGGGATGATTCATTCGATGGGCGGAGTCGATAGAGGCCTTCACCTGAGTCCCGGGTTGCATCGGTGCGAGATAGTGACCGGTGACGCTTCCGGGAATTTCTCCAGGGCTGTATTTAATATCAAACTGGGCAGCCAGCCTGTAATAACAGGGGCGGACAGGCTCGAGGCCGCACCGGAAGTCGTGTTAAGCGCGGTCGATCCGGATGGAGGGGGCCTGAGCGGCCACCTTTTCGAATCCCTCGATGGTGGCGCCACATGGGCGGAGATGCAGATAAGTGAACGGGAAAATTACAGCACGGCTTCTGTCACCGATACTGGCTCGGCGCTGTACCGATTCCAGGTTTTCAGCGGCACGGGCGCCTCAGCCGAGCGCTGGTTTTCTGCTGGAACCGTCTTTTCCGAGCCTGACAGGGCTTTTTTTGAGATCCTGCCTCGTGAGATGGAGGGAGGATTGTATGTTGACTGTCTCTCCGACGCAGTCATCATGGACATGCCGGTGCTGACTGTGACAGGAAGTTCGGGAACGGATACAATAACAGTATTCAGGACGGATGCCGGATCGTTTTCGTCTGTGGTCTATGCCGGGAAGCTGGGCAGTGGCCCCCATACGTTCAGGGTAAATGGATCCGATTACCGGGGGTTTCACGCCGATGCCGCGAAGGTGATGAATATCTACCCACTTTCTTCGGGTGGGAAGGCGGAGATAGTGGTCGGGGACAGTATCCGGGTTGTCCTGCGCGCTCCATCCATCAGGGGGAAGGTGGTCTGTCAGGTCGCTGACGTGACCATGCCGGGACCGGTTGGAAATGGATTGAGAGCAGTCAGCGGAGCTTTTTCTATTCGGTTCACGGAACTATCGCTCAGAAGGGCGCTTGTTCTTGACGCCGAAATGGATAGAAGGATCGGCCTGTACATCTGGAATGAGGACAAGGGATGGAAATGTGTGGGAATCCCGGCAATGGAATCGGATGCTGTAATGATAGGAAGGCCTGGAACATATGTTTTTCTCAGGGACGGAATACCTCCTCTGATAAAACATGCCGCACTTGAAAAGAACCACGGGGGAAGCAGTTTCTTCAGAAATGTCACATGTATATTGCCAGTTATCGAGAATGGAAGCGGGATAGACCCATATTCGGCGGAAGCTGTTATCAACGGTGATCCGGTAGTCTGTGAATGGGACGGATTGCGCGACAGGTTGGTCATTCCACTTCCGGCATCTATGGCCCCGGGAAATGTCACCCTTGAAGTCCTGATAAGCGACCGAGCCGGGAATGAGACAGCCCAGCAGTTCGGGTTTGTCATACAATAG
- the dnaE gene encoding DNA polymerase III subunit alpha — MASAGFIHLHNHSEYSLLDGAFRISDLVSTAKKMGMSAVALTDHGNLFGAIPFYREAKEAGIKPILGMETYLARGGHREKKAVRGKVRNDHLVLLVKNEAGYRNLLKLASIAYIEGFYYKPRIDLELLEKHSEGLIGMSACLQGSIPKLLREEKWDEAGKLAMKMASIFAPGDFYIEMQNHGIPEELELIPHLAALAKKLGLKTVVTNDCHFCAEDDHEAHDILLCLQTGKDLDDPNRVLRSHRETWFKPPEAMAALFPDHPEALETTLEIAGKCDFDLVDSGNQLPNFPIPEPYKAADEYLAHLVEESLPSVMEEITPEIKERVEYELGVIRKMNFSGYFLIVWDIVKAAREMDILVGPGRGSAAGSLVCYALGITTIDPIKNGLLFERFLNPERISMPDIDIDFCDEKRQQVIDHVVEKYGKENVCQIITFGRMAARAAVRDVGRVLKVPYGDVDKLAKLIPAVPGTTLTKAIEAVPEFKEKYQNTPVIKKLVDLSLKLEGLARHASTHAAGLVITPTKLVDHVPLFRSNKGEITTQYEMKILESIGLLKIDILGLKTLSHIDNTLKLMKEHRGVEMEIFDIPVDDEKTFELLKKGQTISVFQLESSGMRDLLRKIEPSTFGDVTAVNALYRPGPLGSDMVTDFIECKHARKKIRYVHPMLAPILEETYGVILYQEQVMKIASDLGGFSLGQADILRRAMGKKKKKEMDKQGKAFITGAVERGIPEKKAKKIFDLMAFFSGYGFNKSHSAAYAMISMKTAWLKAHHPEAFMAAAMTSDMGDTNRLIVLLEECRNLGIKVEAPDINKGGVVFELSGDEIEYGLAAIKNMGEKAVSHIVKMREAGPFSDLYDFCDRVDLRQINRRVIENLIQSGAMDKLPGTRAQKMASLDMMISRAQKVQSVRDRGQTFLDLLESEEGGAVVQLEIVSDWDESDMLNREKESLGFYFSGHPLDRYREMLSKIVNVDSLSLSGKKDREEVVLAGMISEVKMILDRKGNPMAFVTIEDFQGSYEVIVFSSCYEKRREMIQKDNLVVIPGKVSIKDRGDTKIIADRVYSIDEALKYLSRRLYLTLREGVFGEKELEGLQEIVHRYSGERELIFHWQSNGNRKYTIRSRGAGVSPGLELVRELKGLTGVENVEISS; from the coding sequence ATGGCCAGCGCAGGATTCATACATCTTCATAATCATTCGGAATACAGCCTCCTGGACGGAGCGTTTCGGATCAGCGATCTTGTCTCGACCGCAAAAAAGATGGGTATGAGTGCGGTAGCCCTTACCGATCATGGAAACCTGTTCGGTGCCATTCCCTTTTACAGGGAAGCGAAAGAAGCTGGCATCAAGCCGATTCTCGGTATGGAGACATACCTGGCTCGCGGAGGACACAGGGAGAAAAAAGCTGTCCGGGGCAAGGTAAGAAACGATCATCTTGTGTTGCTTGTCAAGAATGAGGCCGGCTACAGGAATCTCCTCAAGCTCGCTTCGATAGCGTACATCGAGGGCTTCTACTATAAGCCGCGTATCGATCTCGAGCTATTGGAGAAACACTCTGAAGGGCTGATAGGTATGAGCGCCTGTCTGCAGGGTTCGATACCGAAGCTCCTGCGAGAGGAGAAATGGGACGAAGCAGGAAAGCTTGCCATGAAAATGGCCTCGATCTTCGCTCCTGGTGATTTTTACATTGAAATGCAGAATCACGGAATTCCCGAAGAACTGGAACTGATTCCTCATCTCGCCGCTCTGGCGAAAAAACTCGGACTGAAGACAGTCGTGACTAACGACTGTCATTTTTGTGCCGAGGACGACCATGAGGCTCATGATATTCTCCTCTGCCTCCAGACAGGTAAGGATCTTGACGACCCGAATCGTGTTCTCAGATCCCACAGGGAGACATGGTTCAAACCGCCCGAGGCTATGGCCGCGCTCTTTCCCGATCATCCGGAGGCACTGGAAACGACCCTTGAGATCGCCGGGAAGTGTGATTTTGATCTTGTCGACAGTGGCAACCAGTTGCCCAATTTTCCCATACCCGAACCTTATAAAGCTGCGGACGAGTATCTTGCACATCTTGTCGAAGAGAGTCTTCCCTCGGTCATGGAAGAGATCACGCCTGAGATAAAGGAAAGAGTGGAGTATGAGCTCGGCGTGATCAGGAAGATGAACTTCTCCGGTTATTTTCTGATTGTGTGGGATATCGTCAAAGCTGCCAGGGAGATGGATATCCTGGTCGGCCCGGGGAGGGGATCGGCTGCGGGAAGCCTTGTATGTTATGCTCTGGGGATCACGACTATAGATCCGATAAAAAACGGATTACTTTTCGAGCGTTTTCTTAATCCGGAGAGGATATCGATGCCGGATATCGATATCGATTTCTGTGACGAGAAACGCCAGCAGGTGATCGACCATGTGGTTGAAAAATATGGCAAGGAGAATGTCTGCCAGATCATCACGTTTGGAAGGATGGCAGCAAGGGCCGCGGTGAGGGATGTCGGCAGGGTCTTGAAGGTGCCGTATGGAGATGTCGATAAGCTGGCAAAATTGATTCCCGCGGTACCAGGCACAACGCTGACGAAGGCGATTGAAGCCGTTCCGGAATTCAAGGAGAAGTATCAGAACACCCCGGTCATAAAAAAACTGGTCGATCTATCCCTGAAGCTTGAAGGCCTTGCCCGGCATGCTTCCACACACGCGGCAGGGTTGGTGATAACACCGACAAAACTGGTCGATCATGTTCCCCTGTTCAGGTCGAACAAGGGAGAGATCACGACACAATACGAGATGAAGATACTGGAGAGTATCGGTCTCCTGAAAATAGATATCCTTGGTCTCAAGACACTTTCGCATATAGACAACACCCTTAAGCTGATGAAGGAGCATCGGGGTGTGGAGATGGAGATCTTCGATATTCCGGTCGACGACGAAAAGACTTTCGAACTACTAAAGAAGGGGCAGACGATAAGCGTGTTCCAGTTGGAAAGTTCGGGGATGCGGGACCTGCTCAGGAAGATAGAACCCTCCACTTTCGGTGATGTCACTGCCGTGAACGCGCTTTATCGCCCAGGGCCGCTAGGCAGCGATATGGTAACGGATTTCATCGAATGCAAGCATGCCAGGAAGAAGATCAGGTATGTGCATCCTATGCTCGCACCGATCCTGGAAGAGACCTACGGCGTTATACTCTACCAGGAGCAGGTGATGAAGATCGCCAGCGACCTGGGAGGATTCTCGCTCGGACAGGCGGATATTCTCCGGCGGGCCATGGGTAAAAAGAAAAAGAAGGAGATGGATAAGCAGGGGAAAGCCTTCATCACGGGTGCGGTGGAAAGAGGTATTCCCGAGAAAAAGGCAAAGAAGATATTCGACCTCATGGCGTTCTTCTCGGGATACGGGTTCAATAAATCGCATTCGGCCGCCTACGCGATGATCTCCATGAAGACAGCATGGCTCAAGGCTCATCACCCCGAAGCATTCATGGCCGCTGCGATGACGAGCGACATGGGAGACACTAACAGGCTTATTGTCCTTCTGGAGGAGTGCAGGAACCTTGGTATCAAAGTGGAGGCTCCCGACATCAATAAGGGTGGGGTCGTGTTCGAACTGTCGGGGGATGAGATCGAATATGGACTCGCCGCTATCAAGAATATGGGCGAAAAAGCTGTAAGTCACATAGTCAAGATGCGCGAGGCAGGACCCTTCAGCGATCTGTACGATTTTTGCGACAGAGTCGATCTCCGCCAGATCAACAGACGTGTCATAGAAAATCTGATCCAGAGCGGTGCAATGGACAAGTTGCCTGGTACCAGGGCACAGAAGATGGCTTCTCTCGATATGATGATATCGAGGGCGCAGAAGGTCCAGAGTGTCAGGGATAGGGGACAGACTTTTCTCGATCTTCTGGAAAGTGAAGAAGGCGGAGCAGTCGTCCAGCTGGAAATCGTATCCGACTGGGATGAAAGCGACATGCTCAACCGGGAAAAGGAATCCCTTGGATTCTATTTTTCAGGGCATCCTCTCGATCGCTACAGAGAGATGCTGTCGAAGATCGTAAATGTGGACAGCCTGAGTCTCTCGGGAAAAAAGGACCGGGAAGAAGTCGTCCTGGCCGGGATGATCTCAGAAGTGAAGATGATCCTGGACAGAAAAGGGAACCCGATGGCGTTCGTCACTATTGAGGATTTCCAGGGATCGTACGAGGTCATCGTCTTTTCTTCCTGTTATGAAAAACGCAGGGAGATGATACAGAAGGACAATCTCGTCGTGATTCCCGGCAAGGTCTCGATAAAGGACCGGGGTGACACAAAGATAATAGCCGACCGTGTATATTCGATCGACGAAGCCCTGAAATACCTTTCGAGAAGACTATATCTAACGCTCAGGGAGGGAGTGTTCGGCGAGAAGGAACTTGAAGGGCTGCAGGAAATAGTTCATCGTTACTCAGGTGAAAGGGAACTGATCTTTCACTGGCAAAGCAACGGGAACAGGAAGTATACTATCAGATCAAGAGGCGCCGGGGTCTCTCCCGGTCTGGAGCTGGTCCGGGAATTGAAAGGACTAACGGGGGTAGAAAATGTCGAGATCTCATCATAA